Within the Amycolatopsis sp. 195334CR genome, the region CCGCGGCGATGTCCTCCGGTTCGCCGAGCCGGCGCAGCGGGGTGTCCCGCTCCATGCGCTCGAGCAGTTCCGGGTTCGCCGCGACCACCTCGAGCGCGGAGGTCAGCACCGTGCCCACGGCGATCGCGTTGACGCGGACCTTCGGCGCCAGATCCGCCGCGGCGAGCCGGGTGTAGTGCGCGAGCGCGGCCTTCACCGTGCCGTAGGCGAGGTAACCGCGCCCGGCCACCCGGCCCAGCGCGGAGGAGATGTTCACGACCGCGCCCCCGCCGCCCGCCACCATCGCCGGGGCGGCGGCGCGGGTCAGCGCGTGCGCGGTGGAGACGTTGAACCGGAACGCCTCTTCGAGGAACCGGGGTGAGGTGTCCAGCAGCGGCCGCGGCAGGGTGCCACCGACGTTGTTGACCACGATGTCGAGCCTGCCGAACGCGCTGGTGGCCGCGTCGGCCAGCGCGGCGGCGGCCGCCGGGTCGCTGAGGTCGGCGGTGACCACCTCCGCCTTGCGGCCCGCGGCTTCGACTCGCCCGGCGACCTCGCGCAACTGCTCTTCGGTGCGGGCGGCGAGCACCACGTCGGCACCGGCTTCGGCCAGTGCCACGGCCGTCGCCGCGCCGATGCCCCGGCCGGCGCCGGTCACCACGGCGACCCGGTCGGTCAGCCGGAATCGGTCGAGGATCATGGCAAAACTGTAACACGTTCTACTGACGGAACCCGCCATCTCACGTTTCGCGCCGCCCGGGCGTCTACCGGGTATGGACAAGTACGCGAAACGTGTGGCCGCCACCGACTGGGGCGCGGTGGGCACCGAGCTGGCCGACCTCGGCTGCGCTCTGCTGCCGCAACTGCTCACCCCGGCCGAGTGCCGCCGGATCGCCGCGCTGTGGCCGGAGACCAGCCGGTTCCGCGCCACCGTCAACCTGCGCCGCCACCGGTTCGGCGATCACGGCGACTACCGCTACTTCGCCGAGCCCTTCCCGGAGCCGGTCGCCGCGCTGCGCGAGGCGCTGTACCCGCGGCTGCTGCCGATCGCCCGCGACTGGTACGCCAAGCTCGGCCGTGACGCCGAATGGCCGGACACGCTCGCCGACTGGCTGCGCGTCTGCCACGACGCCGGGCAGACCCGCCCGACGCCCATCCTGCTGCGGTACGAGACCGGCGGGTGGAACGCGTTGCACCGCGACCTCTACGGCGAGAAGATGTTCCCGCTGCAGGTCGTCATCAATCTCGACGAGCCGGGCACGGACCACACCGGCGGTGAGTTCCTGCTGGTCGAGCAGCGCCCGCGGGCCCAGTCACGCGGGACGTCGACGCTCATCCCGCAGGGCCACGGCCTGGTGTTCACCACGCGCGACCGGCCGGTGGCCTCCGCCCGAGGCTGGTCGGCGGCGCCGGTGCGCCACGGCGTCTCCCCGGTCCGCAGCGGCCGGCGGCACACCCTCGGCCTGGTCTTCCACGACGCCACCTAAAGGCTTTCCGGCAGGCCGAACCGGCTGAAGTCCGCGTCCAGGAACGAGACGACCTCGGCGATCCGGTCGCCGCGCACGGCGAGCACGTCCAGTCCGCAGGGCAGGTGGGCCCCGCGTTCCTCGTCCCAGCAGTAGGTGCCGAAAGCGAGCTGGCCGTTCGCGCGGGCGGGCAAGAACCGCCAGCGCCACCGCAGCGGCCCGCTCGCCAGGAACTCGCGGATGCCGTCGCGCCCGGAATACCACTCGAACAGCGGTGGCATCGAGTACCTGGCGTCCTCGGTCAGCATGTCCACAATGGCCTGGAGATCCCCGCGCTGCCACGCGTCGGCGTACCGGCCGGCCAGTTCGCGGACGGTGTCCGCACCCGCCGCGGCCAGCTCGGCCTGCTGGCTGGTCCGTTGTGGATCGATCGCCCGGCGGGCCCGCTGGAGCGCGCTGTTGACCGAGGCCACGCTGGTCTCCAGCAGTTCGGCGACCTCGTTCGCGGAGAACTCCAGCACCTCGCGCAGCAGGAGCACGGCCCGCTGCCGGGCGCCGAGGTGCTGCACCGCGGCGACGAACGCCAGTTCCACGTTCTCCCTGGCCGCGTACCGCGCCTCCGGCCCGAGCCGGTCGTCCGGGTAGGGCTCCAGCCAGGACACCTCGGTCTCCGGTGCGCCGGGACCGAGGTGGGCGGGCAGCTCGCGGCGGCCGCGGCGCTCGATCGTGGTCAGGCAGCGGTTCGTGGCGATCTTGTACAGCCAGGCGCGGACCGTGCCCCGGTCCGGGTCGAACTTCGGCAGCGCGCGCCAGGCCCGCACCAGTGCCTCCTGCACCGCGTCCTCGGCGTCGTGCACCGAGCCGAGCATCCGGTAACAATGCGCTTGCAGTTCGTCACGAAAAGGGTCGACGAGCCTGCCGAAAGCAGCCGGATCACCGGCGCGCGCCGCGTCGGTCAGCTGTGCGGTGCTCTCGCCAGGCATGGTCGAATCCTACGGCAGGGCAGAAATACCGCCACCATTAGCAGTATTACCCGTGTTATTCACGGCGCGGCGAGTGGTGCGGGCAACCACTCGGCGAAATCCTCGGCCTCCTCGCGCAGCTGCGCCTCGGCGCCGGAAAGCCACTCCACCGACTCCCACGACTTCACCGTGAACCCCGCGTCGGCCAGCACCTCGACAAAGGCCTGACCAGCGAGTTCCAGTGCGGGGTACGGATTGTCGTCGGTACGGGACGCGACGCCGAAGCGGTGCTCACGCACCGCGACCGCGATCAGGTCCGTGCCGTACATCCGCTCGGCCAGCACCACGGCTTCAGGCTCGCCAAGGGGCCGGTCCAGCATGCCGAAGAGCCTCGTGACATTCCGTGAAGCCATGCTCGAAGAATACCGAGGAATTCGCGCCGCAACGACGATTCACCCTCTCGCCGAATTCGCCGGGGCCAAACCGTCCAGCCAGTTGAAGCGAAATATCATCCGGTGAACTGCTCCATTCGGCTCAGCGGTGGTGCGCGAAGAGATCTTCGGCCAGCGCCGCCGGTCCGGGGCAGGCCAGCGCGCGCCGGGACATCGCCGCCGAAGTCCACTGGTACGCCCGGTCGCCGAGCACCTTCGCGCACGCGCCGGCGAGCACGTCCGGATCGAGTCCGGCCGGGTCGAGCCGGACGCCGAGCCCGAGCGCCGCCACCCGCTCGGCGTTGTACGGCTGATCGGAGAACAGCGGCAGCACCACCATCGGCGTTCCGGTGCGCACGGCCTCGGCGACCCCGCCGAAACCACCGTGGGACACGAACAGTTCGGCCGACTCCAGCAAGAGCCGTTGCGGGGTGAACTCCAGCAGCCGCACGTTGTCCGGCCGCGATCCCGGCCACCGCCGCGGATCGCTCCCGAGGCCGACCACCGCCGAGACGGGCAGCCGCCCGAGCGCGGTGATCAGGAGTTCCAGCAGGTCCGGGCTCTCCGGCACCACGGTCGCCGCGACACTGCCCAGCCCGGCGACCACGAGTGGACGGTCGGCGGGGAGGTCGAGCGAACCGTCCAGCACCCCGTCCGGCTCGGCCGCCCGATAGCACCGCGGCGGGTCGGCCGGATACCACTCGGGCGGCACGAACCCGGCAACGAAGGTCCGATTCGGATACCACGGGTCATCGACCTCGGCGAGGCCCAGTTCCGCGCGCTGGCCGTTGAGCGCGGCCCGCACCGACGGCAGGGTCGCCGTCGAACCCGGCGCGATGTCCAGCACGGCTTGGCCCACACCCAGCCGTTCGGCGGCCAGGTGCCCGCCGAACTCGTTGCACTCGCGCACGATCAGGTCGGGGCGCCAGGTTTCGCACACCCGGATCAGGTCGCGTGCGAACACCCCGGCCAGCGGTCCGGCGAAGGCCGCGGCGAGCGGGCCGGACTCGGCCCTGGCCGTCGCCGCCCGCGCGCTGCCCTCCGGGTCACCGGGCATTCCCGGGCTGGTGGCCACCTCGGGCCGGTCGAGCAGTTGCGCGAGCGTGAGCACGTTCGGCAGGGACAGGTGCTCGATCCCGGCGGCGGTCACCTCGGGTGCCATGCCCGGCGCGGTCGCGACGGCCACTTGGTGCCCGGCCCGCCGCAGCGCGCGGGCGACCGGCAGCACCACCGGCACCAGGTGCGAGTAGAACGGCAGGCAGGTCAGCACCACGCGCACGTCAGCACCGCCGTCCGGTGATCGTGGTCGTGCCCAGCAGCGCGAGCGGGCCGTGGGGCTGGCGCTCGGTGACGGTGAACCCGTGGCGCGCCAGCAGCCCGCGCACCGGTCCGGGATCCTCGGCCTCGATCACCACCTGCCGGACACGAGCCCAGTCCGGTTCGTCGATCCCGGCGAGCACATCGAGTTCGGCGCCTTCGACATCGATCTTGAGCAGGTCGATCGCCTCCGCCGCGGGCAGGAGGGCGGAAAGTCGTTCGACCGCGACGGTCACCGGAACGCTGTCCTCCAGCAGGCGACCGGCCGCGGGAACCAGGTCCCGCACGCGTGCCTTCGACTCCGGGTAGCGCGTCGAATTGCCCGGCAGGTCGCGGTAGTAGGTGAACGGAACGGCCGCCTCGCGCCGGGCACCCAGCGCCACCTCCCTGGTGACCACGTCCTCGTGGCCGTGGTGCGCGAGGTTCGCGCGCAGGGCGCGGAACGTGCTGGGCACCGGTTCGACGGCGAGCACCCTCGCCCGCGGGTAGCGGCTTTTCAGGTACAGGCTGAACAAGCCGACGTTCGCGCCCGCGTCCACCACCACCGGGTCGTCCGGTAATCGGATACCGGGCCCCAGATAACAGTTGTCACGGAATATCTCCTGATACATGAACCCGATCTCGGCGGTGTCCCCGGAATCGTTAACCGGGACGTAACAACCGAATTCTCCGGACAGCCGGACATAACGAAGATCTGCGTGCACGGTTCGAGCACACTACCGGACGCGACCTGTCGACTACTCCGTCCGAATGTCTTGCGAGAGCCGAAAAACCTGCGTATCGGCAGAGCGGCGCGCAAGTCTAGCCAGCGGCTCCGGCACCGTCCACCTGCGACCGGCGGATCGTCCCTTTTCCCACCCGAAGTGTACGAAAACCATTAGTTTCGAGGGCCGACCGGACAAAGCAGGACAAGCGAGGGTGACCACCTTGACAGTGCCGAGCCGGGCACCGGAGCCTGACGGCTGCTGTACGGCTGGAAAACGCACCGGGAGGCCTGGTGAAAATGGTCCCGATCATTCATCAGCTGGCATTGAACGAAAACCATTCACCGCCGCTGCCCGGCGTCCGGCGCGCGATCGAGGACGGCGCGGACCGGGTCCACCTGACCCAGGATGCGCTGGCCGGCGGGCTGACCGCGGAACTGGCGCGCCGCCTGGGCGTGGCTGCCGAGCGGGTGGTCGCCGGGGCCGGTTCGGGTGCGCTGATCCAGCAGTTCCTCAACGCCCACGCGGGTTCCCGGGTGGTGCACGGCTGGCCGTCGTTCGAGCTGTACCCGCTGCTGATCGGCAACGCCGGGAGCACGCCGATCGCGGTCCCCGCCGAGCCGCAGGACCTGCGTGCCCTGGCCGCCGCGGTGACCCCGGAGACCCGAGTGGTCCTGCTGTGCAATCCGAACAACCCGACCGGCGAGGTGCTCGGGCACGCCGAGGTCGCGGAGTTCCTCGACCTGCTCCCGCCGCACGTGCTGGTGCTGATCGACGAGGCCTACCGCGAATTCGCCACCCCCGGCGAACTCGCCGACGGCCTGGCGCTGGCCGCGGGCGACGACCGGGTGGCGGTGGTCCGGACCTTCTCCAAGTCACACGGACTGCTCGGCCTCCGCGTCGGCTACCTGGTCGCGAGCGAACCGGTGGCCGCCGCGCTGCGCCCGACGTTGCCGTTCTTCCGGGTCGGCACCCTCGCCCAGGCCGCGGCACTCGCCGCACTCGACGCGGAATCGCAGATGCGGTCGCAGTGCGCCGAAGTCGCGGCGGAACGGGATCGGGTGCGTGCCGGTCTGCTGGATCTCGGCTGGGACGTTCCCCCGAGTGGCGGAAACTTCCTGTGGCTCCGGCTGGGCTCGCAGAACCAGTCCTTTGTAGACCATCTGGCGGCCGGTGGTGTGGCGGTCCGGGAGATCGCCGGGGCCGGGGTGCGCGTGAGCACCGGCACGCCCGAGGCGAACGATCTGGTGCTGGCGCTGGCGAAGGAGTTCGCCGCATGACCGCCATCGGTGAGGTCACCTCCTCCCCCGCCGTCGAGGACGTCCGGCGGGCACTGAACGAACGCTGGTCCGGTACCGATCACCGGGTCGCCGAGATCTCCGGGTACGCCCTGCTCCCGGCGGGCAAGCTGCTGCGGCCGCTGCTGCTGGTGACCTCGGCCGAGGCCGTCGGCGGCACGCGTGAGCAGGTGTTGCCCGCCGCGCTCGCGGTCGAATACCTGCACGTGGCGTCGCTGATCCACGACGACATCATCGACGGTGACGACCTGCGGCGCGGCCGTCCGGCGGTGCACGCGCGCTTCGGCACGCCGGACGCCATCGTCACCGGTGACGCGCTGCTCCTCGGCTTGTTCTCCGCCGTCGCCGAATGCGCGTCGCTGGGTGTGCCGGAGCCCGCGGTGCTCGCCGCGGTCCAGGTGCTGGCCTCGGCCGGTGAGGACCTCTGCCGCGGTCAGGTGCAGGAAGCCCTGCTGGACAAGGAAGTGCTCGCGTCCGGGGTGGACCACTGCCTGGCCGCGTACCTGGAGATGGCCGCGTTGAAGACCGGTGCGTTGTTCCGGGGCGCGTGCCGGGCGGGCGCGCTGCTCGGCGGCGGTTCACCGGCCGAGGTCGCCGCGATCACCGGGTTCGCCGAGCACGCCGGGCTGGCCTTCCAGATGCACGACGACCTGTTGCCGTTCCTCGGCGACCCGTCGGTCACCGGCAAGCCGGATACCAGCGACGCGGCGAACCTGCGGCTGACCTTCCCGGTCCTGCTCGCCATCCGCGAAACCGGCCCGGCCCCGCTCGAACGCATCCTCGGCGGCGCCCTTCCGCCGGAGCGAACGCTGGCCGAACTCCGCGAGCTGGTCACCGGGACCGGTGCACTCGACCTCGCCCGCACCCGCGCCGAGGAGGAGGTCGCGCTGGCCCGTGCCGAACTCGACACGCTGCCGTCCGGTGACGCGACCGCGCTGCTCGGTTCCATCGCCGAAGCAGCTGTGCGGCGGGACCGGTGAGCGGGTCCAGGTGGCGCTCGGCCGCCGTCGCGCACGTGCAGACCTGGCGTCCCTACACGCTTTGTTACCCCGCGATGCTCGGTCTCGCCGGCGCGGCGGCAGCCGGTGACGCGGTCTCCCTGGTGCCCGCGCTGGTCCCCGCGCTCGGCTGGCTTTCCGGGCACTACCTCGGCGACTACTTCGACCGCGGGCTCGACGCGATCGGCAAACCACACCGGCCGATCCCGTCCGGACGGCTCTCCGCCGAAGCCGCGCTGTTCGGCGGGATCGCGTGCGCACTGGCGTCCGCGCTGCTCGCGGCCGCGTCGAACTGGCGCATCCTGCCGGTCTTCGTGCTCGCGATGCTCGGGATCGTGGGGTACAGCAAGGTGTTCAAGAAGCGCGGCGCCTCGGGCAACGTGGTGCGCGGGGCGTTGAGCGCGCTCGCCGTGGTGATCGGCGCGATGCTGGTCACGCCGTTGCCGCCGTGGTCGGTCCTCCCGGTCGCGCTCGGTTTCCTGCTGCACGACACGGCGTCCAATCTGGTTGGCACGGTCCGGGACGTGGACGGCGATCGGGCCGGTGGGTACCGCTCGGTGCCGGTGCGCCATGGGGTCCGGCACGCGGTCCGGCTGGCTTCCGGCCTCTACGGCACCGGCGTGCTGTTTGTCGCTTCGGCGGCTTGGTTCGTCTCGGACGCTTCCGCCCACCTCGCGCTTGTTCTGCTCGCGGCGCTCGCGGGCGTCTTCGCCTTCACGCCTCTGTTCCGCGACTCGGTGGACCGGGCGGTCGCGTTGCGTGCGCACGAAGTCCTGGTCGGCGAACGGCTCGTGCTCGCCGCGGCGGTCGTCGCCGGCAGCACCGGGCCCGCGCTCGCGCTCGCCGTCCTGGTCCCGGTCCTCGTGCTTTCCCTGACCACGCAGGCCGCCATGCGAACCCGGCACGAGATCCCGCCCGCCCCGGCCCTGCTCCGACGAAAGGACACCGTCGCATGACCTCGCTCCGAGCCGACGAGCTCTCCGAAGCCATCGCCACCGGGGCCGAGGCGTTGTTCTCGGCGCAGCGCCCGGACGGGGTGTTCGACTACGGCGAGCACGCGCTCACCTCGACGCTCGGCACGGTCGGCGCGGTCAGCGCGCTGCACTTCGCCGACCCCGCCGGATCGGCGGACCTGATCGCCCGCGGCACGGCCTGGCTGGAACGCACCCAGGCCGACGACGGCGGCTGGAGCATGATCCCCGGCGAAGCCTCCGAAGCCGGGCCGACCGCCGTCGCCACCGCCACCCTGCACCTGCTGGGCAATTCCGCCTCCGCGGTCCACAGAGGACAAGAGTGGCTGCGGGCCTACGGTGGTTTGGAAGCGATCCCGCACGCCGAGGTGGTCGCCTGGTGCCGCCAGTACTACGGCTTCGCGGGCTGGCTCGACCCGCGGGAAATGCGCCGCTTCCCGCTCGAACTGGCACTGCTGCCCGGGTTGTACCGGAAGTTGTTCGACCTGCGCGCGCCCATGGTGTCGGCGCTGGGTCTGGCGCAAACCCGCCACAAGCCGATCGGCCGCGTGCACCGCGCCCTCTCGAAACTGGCGGAACCCAAGGCACTCGACGTCATCCGGCAGGTCTACGAGCACGAAGGCAGCACCGGCGGCTGGTGTGAGGACGCCTGGGTGACCGGTCTGATCGTCGTCGGGCTCGCGCGCGCCGACCTCGGGCACGACATGATCGCGGGTGCTGTGGGCTGGTTCCGTGAGAACGCCAATGAGGACGGCTCGTGGAACAGCGGCCCGCTCGACCTGACGTGGTCGATGTACGCGGCGGCCGGGCTGCTCGAAGCCGGTTACCGCGACGACGCCCGGCTCGGCCTGACCAAGGACCTTTTCCTTCGGCTGCAACAGGATCAGCCGTTCACCGCATTCGGTTGCCCGCCGGGGTTCTGGGGCTGGTCGGGTACCCGCGGCTGGCCCGCCACGCTCGAAACCGGTGAGATCGTCTCCGCTCTGTGCCACCTGCCCGGCGAAGACCAGGCCGAAAGCGTGCAGCGCGGCGTCACCTGGCTGACCCTGCAACAGGACACGCGCGGCTCGTGGGGGTTGTGCGTGCGGAACACGAAGGTGGCCAACAGCGGGCCGTGCCCGCACATGACCGCGCAGGCGCTCGACGGCCTCCTCGATTCCGGTGTGCCGGTGAGCGACCGGCGGGTGCACCGCGGTCTGCGCTGGCTGGCGTCGGCGCAACGACCGGATGGCAGCTTCGAATCGGTCTGGTACCGGATGCACACCGCGGGCACGTCGGCCGTGTTGCAGACCTTCGCCAAGGCCGGCCAGTCCGGTGAACCGGCGGCGGTGCGGGCCCGCTCGTGGCTGGAACGCACGCAACGGGACGACGGTTCGTGGGGCACCGGCGATCCCGCGGACCCGGGCACCGTGGAGGAAACCGGCTGGGCGGTCAGCGCACTGCTCGCGGCCGGAACGCCCGCCGATTCCGTGTTGCCGGGCGTGCGATGGCTGCTGGCCGCGCGTGATCCCGGCGGGGGCTGGCCCGCTTCCCGCGTGAACGAATACGTCCGCCACGTGTCGCGGTACGCGAATCCGGCGCTGGCGAACGGTCTCGCCTTGCGAGCGCTGGCCCGCTACCGGAAGGCGGTCCGATGAGGACGGACGCAATCGTTTGCGGGGCCGGGGTCGCGGGTATCGCCACGGCTTGCGCACTGGGCAAGCTCGGTCTGCGCGTGACGTTGGTGGACAAACAGGACGCACCGAAGCCGGTCGCCAAGGGCGAGGTCTTCCAGCCGGGTTCGCTGCGGATCCTGCGTTCCTGGGGCGTGGCACAACGACTCGAATCGGCGGGCGCACTGCGCCTGGCACGGCTGGTCGCCCGCGATGCCGCGGGCTCCGCGCAGATGGCACTGGACTACGGCACGCTGCCCGGTGATGACCGTTGGCTGCTCGCCCACGACTACCCCGCCATTCTCACCGCCTTGACGGACTCCCTGCCGTCCACTGTGGATTTCCGCCGGGGCGTGCTGGTGAAGGGGCTCCTGCGGGACCAGGCCGACCAGGTGTCCGGCGTGCGCCTGGGGGACGGCACCATCGAGGCCCCGCTGGTGGTCGCGGCCGACGGCATCTCCTCGCGGCTGCGCAAGGAAGCCGGTATCGAGATCACCCGGTCCGAGTACCCGCACCGCCTGGTCGCACTGGAACTACACGACGCGCCCGAGGTCGAGTCCGACTTCTCCGCCTACGTCACCGAACGGGGTCTGCGCCTGCGGTATCCGCTGCCCGGGGGCCGGATCCGGCTGTACGCGCAGATCCGCCCCGACGAACTGCGTGGCGGCGACCTGGTTGCGTGGGGTCGGGCGCTGGCCCGTGAAACACCCGCTCTTTCCCCGCTGGAGGACGCGATCCTGGCGGCGCTTCCGCAGCGGCAGGTGCTCCCGGTCGCGCGTTTCCTCGCGCCCAGGCTGTGGATCCCCGGGCTGGCACTGGTCGGCGAGGCCGGGCACGCAGTGCACCCGATGGCGGCGCAGGGCATGAACAGCGCCATCGCCGACGCCGACTGCCTGGCCGCCGTGCTGGCCGAATCCGGCAACCTGGCGACGTACGATCGCCGTCGCCAAGCCGATCTCGCCCTGATCGGCCGCACCAGCCACGCCGCGGCACGCATGATCACCGACCTGTCGTGGGCCGGGCGCACCCTCGGTCGGCGCGCGCTGCGGCACACCGGCGCGAACCAGCGGCTGCGCTACACCGTCATGCACAACATGTCCGGGCTCGGCGCGCACCCGCTGACGCCGCTGGACCGGCTGCACCAGATCGGGGTGCTGCCGGACCCGCGGGCCCGGCGGCTCCCGGCCTGGGCATGAGCCCGTCAGCCCACCCCGCATTCGATCAGCACCAGGCCACCGGGTGCGGTCCGTTCGCCGCGCACGGCGAGCCCCGCGGCGGCGGCCAGCTCCCGGAAGTCCTGAATGGACCTTTCGCGCCCGCCGAGCAGGGTCAGCGACTGGAGGTCGAAGGAGGAGTTGTTCTTCGCGTGCTCCTCGCCCGCGAGCACCTCGACGATGAGCACGGTGCTCGCGGCTTCGGCGCAGCGGCGCAGGATGCGGGTGGCGTCGTCGTCGCCCCAGTCGGTCAGCACGCGGGACACCATGAGCACGTCGAAGCCGCCGGGAAGCGGGTCGAAGAAGCTGCCGCCGATGAACTCCGCGCGCTCGGCGAGCCCGGCGTCGGCCAGCGCCTGCTTCGCCTCCGGCTCGACCGGGGGCAGGTCGAGCACCGCGCCGTCGAGGTGCGGGTGCTGCCGCAGCACCTCGGTGAGCAGCGCCCCGATGCCGCCGCCGACGTCGAGCACCCGGCGGACCGGCGCCCAGTCGTACTCGGCGGCCACCGCCGGGCCGGTCTGCCAGGCGTGTGCGGCCATGATGCCGCCGAAGAACACCCGCAGCTGTTCGTCGCGCTGGTAGTCGGCCCAGAACGGCGTGCCGTGCACGGACTCGTACGCGGATTCGCCGGTGCGCACCGAATGCAGCATTCCGCTGTAGGCCAGGTCCATTTTGGCGCCGGGGCCGTCGAGGTCGAGCCAGCCGCGCTGCCAGCGGTGGTCCTCGCCGAGCAGCTGCTGCGAAAGGGGTGTGAGGCCGTAGTTCCCGTTGTCCTCGGCGAAGAGTCCGATGGCCACCAGGTGCCGGAGCAGCCTGCCGAGCGAATCCTCGTGCGCGCCGGCCGCCTCGGCGAGCGCGGCGAGTTCGGTGGTGCCGTCCGCGACCAGCTCCGGCAAGCGCAACGCGACCGCCGCGCGCACGGCGAACGGGGTGGCGAGATCGACGAGGCCGGCCAGTTCGGCAGCGGGATCCATCCAGGTCCTCCAGTCGGCAGGGCGCCGCCGTTGCGGTGGCGCTCGGTTTTCTCCTCCGAGAATCACATTCACCGGCAATTCCGGTCAAGCATTTTCTTCTTTCGTCAAAAGTGTTTCCAACCTGCCCGAAAGGTGTTTCAAATGACTTCGTTTTCGGTGACTCCCATTTCCGGCGCACTCGGCGCGGAGGTTCGCGGCGTGCCGCTGACCTCATTGTCCGATGCCGACTTCGCCGCGGTCCGCGAACTCCTGCTGACGCACCTGGTGCTGTTCTTCCCGGACGCCGCCGGTCTCACCCCGGAGGCGCACAAGGCTTTCGGCAGGCGCTTCGGCGAGCTGGAGGTGCACCCGTTCCTGCCGAAGCTGGACGGGCACGAGGAACTCGTCGTGCTGGATTCCGACCAGGGCGCGAAGGCCGATGTGTGGCACACGGACGTGACGTTCAGCCAGTCGCCGCCGATCGCCTCGATCCTGCAACTGGTCGAATGCCCGCCCGCCGGCGGCGACACGATGTGGAGCAACCAGTACCTGGCCTACGAGGCCCTTTCCGCGCCGATGCGGGACTTGCTCGACGGCCTCAGCGCGGTGCACGTTTTCGAGCACCCGAACGGTTCTTTCCGCAGCGAAGCCGAGCACCCGGTGGTGCGCACCCACCCGGAAACCGGGCGGCGCTCGCTGTACGTGAACCGCATGTTCACGCGGCGCATCCCGCAACTCACCCCCACCGAAAGCGACGCACTGCTGGGGTATTTGTTCGGCGTTTCCGAGAGCCCGCAGCGGGTCTGCCGGTACCGCTGGACCCCAGGCGCGATCGCCCTGTGGGACAACCGGGCCACCCAGCACTACGCCGTCAACGACTACACCGGACGCCGCGTCGGCCAACGAGCCACCATCCTCGGCGACAAACCAGAAGGCGAGGCCCCGCGCTGGCCGCACCACGAGGGAGCCACCCTGAGCGCCGCCACCACCCGCTAACCACTCGCCCCACGCCCACCACTCCCGCGGCCCGTTCCCCTTCCCGCGGCCCCCTCCGCCACTCCTCTCCCCTACCGCCGCAGCCCGCTCCCCTGTCCCACTCCCGCCGCGGCCCGCTCTCCACCCCTCCCCTCCCGCGACCGCCACCAGACCGGAGCCCACAGAGCCCGCGGCCGCCACCACGCCCAAGGACCGTCACCGTCCCAACATCCCGCAACCGCTACCCCAACCTCATGCGGCCACGCCCCACCGGCGGCCGCATCCGCCACCACACCCGAGGGCCGTCACCGCCCCAACCTCCCGCAACCCCTAAACCCTCATCGATTCGAGCATCCGGGTCAGCGCGGCCACCGTGTCCGCGAGATCGCGCCCCGGGTCAGCCGACCCGGCCAGCCAGGCGGCGGCCTCGTTCATCGCACCCGAGAGCAGGTGCGCGAGCGGGGCCACCGGCTGCCGGACCACCACGCCTTCTTCGATCAACCGGGTCAGCACCTCGGCGAGGTGCCGCATCGACGCGGTCGCGTCCAGCTCGCGCCAGGTCTCCCAGCCGAGCACCGCCGGCGCGTCGACCAGCATGATCCGCTGGATCTCCG harbors:
- a CDS encoding SDR family oxidoreductase, which encodes MILDRFRLTDRVAVVTGAGRGIGAATAVALAEAGADVVLAARTEEQLREVAGRVEAAGRKAEVVTADLSDPAAAAALADAATSAFGRLDIVVNNVGGTLPRPLLDTSPRFLEEAFRFNVSTAHALTRAAAPAMVAGGGGAVVNISSALGRVAGRGYLAYGTVKAALAHYTRLAAADLAPKVRVNAIAVGTVLTSALEVVAANPELLERMERDTPLRRLGEPEDIAAAVLYLTSPAGAYLTGKLLEVDGGLQEPNLDLGLPDL
- a CDS encoding sigma-70 family RNA polymerase sigma factor, translated to MPGESTAQLTDAARAGDPAAFGRLVDPFRDELQAHCYRMLGSVHDAEDAVQEALVRAWRALPKFDPDRGTVRAWLYKIATNRCLTTIERRGRRELPAHLGPGAPETEVSWLEPYPDDRLGPEARYAARENVELAFVAAVQHLGARQRAVLLLREVLEFSANEVAELLETSVASVNSALQRARRAIDPQRTSQQAELAAAGADTVRELAGRYADAWQRGDLQAIVDMLTEDARYSMPPLFEWYSGRDGIREFLASGPLRWRWRFLPARANGQLAFGTYCWDEERGAHLPCGLDVLAVRGDRIAEVVSFLDADFSRFGLPESL
- a CDS encoding aminotransferase class I/II-fold pyridoxal phosphate-dependent enzyme, encoding MNENHSPPLPGVRRAIEDGADRVHLTQDALAGGLTAELARRLGVAAERVVAGAGSGALIQQFLNAHAGSRVVHGWPSFELYPLLIGNAGSTPIAVPAEPQDLRALAAAVTPETRVVLLCNPNNPTGEVLGHAEVAEFLDLLPPHVLVLIDEAYREFATPGELADGLALAAGDDRVAVVRTFSKSHGLLGLRVGYLVASEPVAAALRPTLPFFRVGTLAQAAALAALDAESQMRSQCAEVAAERDRVRAGLLDLGWDVPPSGGNFLWLRLGSQNQSFVDHLAAGGVAVREIAGAGVRVSTGTPEANDLVLALAKEFAA
- a CDS encoding polyprenyl synthetase family protein, translating into MTAIGEVTSSPAVEDVRRALNERWSGTDHRVAEISGYALLPAGKLLRPLLLVTSAEAVGGTREQVLPAALAVEYLHVASLIHDDIIDGDDLRRGRPAVHARFGTPDAIVTGDALLLGLFSAVAECASLGVPEPAVLAAVQVLASAGEDLCRGQVQEALLDKEVLASGVDHCLAAYLEMAALKTGALFRGACRAGALLGGGSPAEVAAITGFAEHAGLAFQMHDDLLPFLGDPSVTGKPDTSDAANLRLTFPVLLAIRETGPAPLERILGGALPPERTLAELRELVTGTGALDLARTRAEEEVALARAELDTLPSGDATALLGSIAEAAVRRDR
- a CDS encoding FkbM family methyltransferase, with product MYQEIFRDNCYLGPGIRLPDDPVVVDAGANVGLFSLYLKSRYPRARVLAVEPVPSTFRALRANLAHHGHEDVVTREVALGARREAAVPFTYYRDLPGNSTRYPESKARVRDLVPAAGRLLEDSVPVTVAVERLSALLPAAEAIDLLKIDVEGAELDVLAGIDEPDWARVRQVVIEAEDPGPVRGLLARHGFTVTERQPHGPLALLGTTTITGRRC
- a CDS encoding 2OG-Fe(II) oxygenase yields the protein MDKYAKRVAATDWGAVGTELADLGCALLPQLLTPAECRRIAALWPETSRFRATVNLRRHRFGDHGDYRYFAEPFPEPVAALREALYPRLLPIARDWYAKLGRDAEWPDTLADWLRVCHDAGQTRPTPILLRYETGGWNALHRDLYGEKMFPLQVVINLDEPGTDHTGGEFLLVEQRPRAQSRGTSTLIPQGHGLVFTTRDRPVASARGWSAAPVRHGVSPVRSGRRHTLGLVFHDAT
- a CDS encoding glycosyltransferase encodes the protein MRVVLTCLPFYSHLVPVVLPVARALRRAGHQVAVATAPGMAPEVTAAGIEHLSLPNVLTLAQLLDRPEVATSPGMPGDPEGSARAATARAESGPLAAAFAGPLAGVFARDLIRVCETWRPDLIVRECNEFGGHLAAERLGVGQAVLDIAPGSTATLPSVRAALNGQRAELGLAEVDDPWYPNRTFVAGFVPPEWYPADPPRCYRAAEPDGVLDGSLDLPADRPLVVAGLGSVAATVVPESPDLLELLITALGRLPVSAVVGLGSDPRRWPGSRPDNVRLLEFTPQRLLLESAELFVSHGGFGGVAEAVRTGTPMVVLPLFSDQPYNAERVAALGLGVRLDPAGLDPDVLAGACAKVLGDRAYQWTSAAMSRRALACPGPAALAEDLFAHHR